A single window of Dromaius novaehollandiae isolate bDroNov1 chromosome 33, bDroNov1.hap1, whole genome shotgun sequence DNA harbors:
- the PGLS gene encoding 6-phosphogluconolactonase: protein MPRSAPRHISVFPSPQELGSSLAQLVAQRAAEAGGRFSLGLSGGSLVRILSQELPAAAGPAAPARWLLAFCDERLVPPEHPESTFGAYKAQLLPRLPVPERQVLAVTPGLPAAAAAADYAAKLREAFQGENFPVFDLLILGVGPDGHTCSLFPDHPLLQEKEKIVAAITDSPKPPPERITLTLPMLNAARTVVFVATGEGKAAILKRILEGDEEKPLPAALVQPHTGQLHWFLDESAAKELTVPFEKHSIL, encoded by the exons atgccccgctccgcgccccgccacATCTCGGTGTTCCCCTCGCCGCAGGAGCTGGGCTCCTCCCTGGCCCAGCTGGTGGCCCAGCGCGCGGCCGAGGCCGGCGGCCGCTTCTCgctggggctctcgggggggaGCCTGGTGCGGATCCTCTCCCAGgagctcccggccgccgccggccccgccgctccggccCGCTGGCTCCTGGCCTTCTGCGACGAGCGCCTGGTGCCGCCCGAGCACCCGGAGAGCACCTTCGGGGCCTAcaag GCCCAGCTGCTGCCGCGGCTGCCTGTGCCCGAGCGGCAGGTGCTCGCCGTCACCCCTGgcctgcccgcggccgccgccgctgccgacTACGCCGCCAAGCTCCGAGAG gcTTTTCAGGGTGAGAACTTCCCCGTCTTTGATTTATTGATTTTAGGAGTGGGGCCAGATGGTCACACTTGCTCCCTCTTTCCAGATCACCCCCTTTTACAG gagaaagagaaaatcgTTGCTGCTATTACTGATTCTCCAAAGCCACCACCAGAGCGGATAACATTAACTCTACCCATGCTTAATGCAGCACGGACTGTTGTGTTTGTTGCTACAGGGGAAGGTAAAGCTGCTATTTTAAAG CGCATTTTGGAAGGTGATGAGGAAAAGCCCCTTCCTGCTGCTCTTGTTCAACCTCATACTGGGCAGCTGCACTGGTTCCTGGATGAGTCTGCAGCCAAGGAACTGACTGTTCCCTTTGAGAAACATTCAATCTTGTAG